One Archangium violaceum genomic window, AGGAACAGGACGCGGCCGCCCTCGCTCGGCACCGTCTCCTGGATGTTCTCGCGCAGGTGGGCGTCGTAGCCCAGCCAGTCCGCCAGGGCCTGACTCGCTGCGGTGATGAGCGCGGGCAGCTCGGCGTCCGAGGTGGACGTCTTGAGCCGCGCGGCCGCGCGCGCCAGCGTGGTGAAGTCGAGCTCGCTCGCCATCACACCGCCCCCGGGAACTGGGCCGCCAGAGCCTTGCGGACGCGCGCCCATTCGAAGTTGTCCGCCGGGTCCGTCTTCCGGCCCGGGGCTACGTCGCGGTGGCCGAGGACGTACCCACGGTGCCCGCGAGCAGTGGGAATCAGGTCAACCGTGACGCCGTACATGAATGTGGCGCAATCCCACTCCAGCCTTCGCACGATGTCCGACACGAGCCAGGCGAGTGCCTTGTACTGTGCCTCGGTGAAAGGCGTGACGCCATCGCCGGGGTTCACGATCTCGATGCCGATGGAGCGGTCGTTGACGCTCTCGCCCTTCTTCGGCTCCTCCCACGGCATGTGGCTCTCGCCCGCATGCCACGCCTTCAGGTCCTCGGGGACGAGTCGGTAAACGATTCCGCCCGTGGTGATGAGGTAGTGGGCGGACACCATGCTGCCCTTGGTGCATAGCCAGGTGAGCGCACTTTGGTTGCTCCACCGCCCATTGACGTTGCCCGTGTGGTGGATGAGCACCGTGTCCACGCGCACGTTCTCCTCGCGGGCGGAGCGGTTGGGGCTGGGAAAGTCGATGACGAGGGGGATGGTGGGGGAGGGGGTGTCCATGAGCAGCCTCCAGAAACGGCGACGGGGAGACACCCCAGAAAAGGGGCGCTCCCCGGCCGGGAGGGCTGCGTGGGTATTGCGTCAGACGGGCAGGGTGGAGGAGCCGCCCAGCACCAGGAGCGCGCCCGTCACCACGGTGGGGGTGGTGCCGTCGGTGAAACTCACCGTCTCCACCACCCGCAGCTCGTCGTGTCCCACGGGGATGTACTGGAAGTCGATGTCCAACTCGACGGCCTTGGACGCCTGGATCACCGTGAGCTCCACGGCGGCCCCGTCCATGTTCTTCAGCGCCACCCATTCGTTATCGGTGTCGCTGCCGTCCCGCGTCTCCACCTCGTAGGTGACTTCGAAGCCCGTGGGAGTGCCGGTGGTGGCTCCAGTGAGGCCGACCAGCACCGCCGACCCCCAGCGCCCGGGAGCGAAGGTGCTGCCCTGGCGCGTTCCGGCGGAGCGAGCGGCGGGGGCGAGCGCCAGGTTGTCCGTTTTGACGACGGCGCCGATGTTGTTCCTGACGATGAAGTTCATCTCTCGTCTCATCCTTCTCGGGGCGTGCCCGGGTTAGTACTTGACCTTCTTCTTGAACGCGAAGGCGGTGGTGTGCCGCAGCTTCCAGTCGGCGTAGCCCACCACCCGCAGCGTCTGCATGTCGTTGACGAAGTCGCTGGCGTTCTCGCCGATCGTCATCTCCATCTCGGCGGCCGAGCCGAAGTAGAGCTGGGACGCCAGGCCGAAGCCGATGTGCTCCCATCCAAAGAGGAGCTCGGGGTTTCTCTCCACCGGGAACCCGTTGATCGTCGGATTCTTCAGGTCGCGCAGGCCCTCGAACACCCACCCGGACGCATCCCGTAGTCCCCGCAGGTGCCAGAAGGTATCGCTGGGCATGAAGTAGAAGGCCGAGTCATCCAGCTTGTGCTTCTTCTTCTCCAGCGCAGCCGGCAGGCTATCGAGGTCCGCCAGCTTCTTGGTCGCGTCGGTATCGGAGAGCGCACCCGTGGCCTCGGAGATCATCTCCTTCTCGACCTCCTCGAGGATGCCCAGCGGCTGCTTGTTGCCCTTCCCGAAGAGTCCGGCCTTGTCGAAGAGTAGAGCCATCTCCTGCTGCAACTCGGCGCCGACGTCAGCCGAGGCGGACGAATCCCCACGACGCATCAGATCGTTGGAGAGGCCCACCCGACCCACGGCCTTGTGCGCACCCAACTCCATCAGCCCGTGCTTGATCTCCGTCTTCTCGACGGGCTCGCCCTCGGCCGCCCAGTACACGACCGCGCGCTCGTTCTGCCTGCCGACCACGAACTTGCCGCCGTACCCGGAGGCTTTGCGCAGTCCCGGCCGGCTGACGAGGAGCGACGGCCCCTTCAGGAATTCGATGATCTCGGCGGACTCCACCACGGGGAGGCGCTCACCGCCCTGGCCGAAGATGCTGGCGAAAGCACCCACCGCCTTGCAGCGGGTCACGTACTGCTCCAGGCGCTGGAAGTGCTCACCCTTCGCCACACCGAGGGCCTTGGCCCGGTCGAGGTAGATGATTTTGATGGCCACGCCCGCGCGGGCCTGCCAGAGCCGCCCCTCGGGCGGGTCCATCTGCAGGTCACGCACTCCGGTCACCACGGGCGTGGGGGCAGCGGGCGCGGCAGCGGCGCGGGAGGCCATCGCCGCCTCAACGGTCTTCACCACGATGGGCTCGATGGCGGCGGCCACCGCAGGAGGGATAGGCGGCGGGGCAGGGGGCTGGGGGTTGGCAGGCGACGGCTGGGGTTTGGGAGACATTGCACGCGGCTCCGTGTGAGAGGGAGGTGTCCGTTCGTCGTGGAGAAGGGGCGGGTGGTTACGCGGCGAGGCTGCGCAGCCATTTCGTGACAGGGTCCTCGTCCTCCGTGCTGGGCGGCGCCTCGTTCTCGCTGGCGCTCTCGTCCTGGGGCACGTCGGTCTGAGGTTTGTCGTCCTTCGTCGCGGGCGGCTCGGTGGCCTTGCCCTCGGACTCGGGCGGTTTCGCCTCGCTCTCGGGCGGGAACATCTTCGCGTGGATGGCCTTCACCATCGTGTAGAGGTCCGCCATGTCGACGGCAGGTGGCTCCGGCTTCTTCTCCTCGGGCTTCTTCGGTTCGTCGGCCATCTTGATCCTCACGGCGCCAGCCTTGGCGCCAACATCGACGAGGCTCACCTCGAGCAGCCTCGCTTCGTGAACGTCTTCACCCTTGCCATCGGGGCCCTTGCCGTTGGGCGTGGCGCGGACGGTCCGGTACCCAATGCTGCAGGCGGCGATGTCGCCCGCGTCGACAGCGCCCTTCACCTTCTGGGAGAGGTCCGTGAGGAGGTTGAAGCAGGGGACGAAGTACCACTGCCCCTCTTCTTCCCAGACGGTGGCGGAGCCCACGGGCAGGCGCTGCTCTGGCGAGGCATCAGGGACGATGCCTACGTGGTACGAGTGCACCCAATAGAGGGGCACCTCGTTCACGCCCTCGGGCAGGCGTAGCGCTCCGGCGTCCATGGTGTCGCCGTGGGCGTCGTCAACGCCTGGCGGGTCCAGCATTGCGAACACGGGCCCCTCCGCCGTCGCAACAGAGAGCCGCGGCGGAGACTCCATCCGCTTGAGGGTGATGCCTCGGGTCCTCATCTGACCCTCACCCAGCCTTGGCGGCGATTCACCGGGATCGCGCTCAACATCCACCAGCCCCTCCCTTTGCGCCGGTAGAGCGCGACTCCATGCCGGGCGCGGTCCAACTGGAGACCGCGGCGCATCTGACGACACGCCTTGCGGCCATCGGGGTGCTTGCGGTGAATGACCCAGAGGTCGCGAGCAGCATCAACGCGTTCGACCGCCGAGGTGCGCTCAATGCCTAATCTGTCCAGGTAACAGCCGCTGATGAGCATGATGAAGAGAAGCGGCGGCTACCTGCGCTCGGCGTCGCTGCGGGGCGGCGGCGGGTTGCTGGGGGTAGCTGGCGTGTCGAGCACGGGCTGGGCCCCAGGCAGCGGGCGCGGGCGCTTCCCTTCGAGCTCCGGGTCCGGCGGGAGCCCTCCCAGGGCGCGCACCTCGTTCCAGGTGACGCCTTCGTTCGGTGCCGACGTCACAACCTTGAAGGTGCGCTCCCAGGACTCTGGGCGCGGGTCATCCGCGATGAGCACCGCGTCCGGGTCGACGCGCGGGACGAGCCCGTGGTTCAGCTCGGCCACGAGCTTGTCGAGCCACGGCGCTATCGCCCTGTCGGCCAGCGTGTACTTCTCCTCCTCGGCGCTCGCGCGCGTGCCGGCGGCTGAGTCGCCCATCATCCCCGGGGGGATGTTGAACACCTTGCGCGCCAGGTGCTCGAGCCCTGCGGCGGCTTCGTCCATCTGGAGGGCGCGGAAATCCTGTTGGATTTGGGAGAGCGTCACTTTCCCGCTCACGAACCAGACGCGTCCGGCGCTCTCCGGTTTGGTGAAGCGTTCCTCGTAATCCGTCTGGAGCTCCTCCGCCCTATCGTCCCCGGCAGTCCCCTCGTCGACGCCCACCACGGCGGCGGGCAGTCCACCCCGCTTGAAGGTGGCCTTGCGTGCGGCCTGAATGGCGGCGCTGGTGTCGAGTTCGTCGGCCAGGGCGGTACCGCGGCCCAGGCCTCGCCCGGCCGGGTTGCGTGGATCCAACCCCTTGAGCCACACGATGTCCGAGGCTGGCACACGCCCAGCGAACAGGTTGTGCGAGACGAAGTAGTACGGGTCCTGCGGTGTCGGCGTCATCGTCACGCAGTGGGGCGGGATGGGCTCGTACCCGACGACGGCGCCCGTTGCGGAACGGCGCAGCCACATGAAGGCCTCGCCAGGGAGCATCCGGTACACCGCCAGCAGCTTCAGACAGGACTGCCCTGGGTAGTCCGGGTGGGGCGCGTAGAGGATTCGCAGCAGCTCGTGGTCTTCCAACTCCACCCACTCGCCAGAGGCGGACGCGTCGGCGAGGTACTTCGCGCGGAGTTCCGGTGCCATGGCCCTTACCGAAGCCTGGGCCGCCTTGGCGCGAAAGGAGCCCGGCTGGTAGCGGAGCGGGTTGGGCTTGAAGACCCGGAAGCGGGTGGCGGCCAGCGGGTCGGCCACCGTATCCACTACTGCCTGGAACCACGCATCCTCCGCGTATGCGTCGAGCACGGCGCGGCTGTCGCGGCGCGGGTGGAACGTGGTGATAGGGATTGCGTGGATGACGGGCTGCCCGGTCCCAGGGCCGAGCAGCAGGGCCGACAGTGCGGCACGGAACCGGTAGCGCAGAGAGGGAGCGGGCATGCCCGAGAGAAGGGGCGCGGCCTACTCGTCGTCCTCGTCCTCCGTGCCAGCCTGGGCCTGCTGCGCACCTCGGCCAGCTGCTCCAGCGTTCTGCCGCTTCGGGCACACGTAGAGATAGATCGGCCACGCGAATGCGTCCGCCCGGTCGTCGCGGCCGTGGCCGCCTTCCTGTCCGGTGAACTCGGAGAGCTGTTTCTCCAGCTTGTGGTGCTTTCCGACCATGTGCACCAAGCCCGCCTCGCACTGCGCCGTCACGGGGGCGGCGCGCTCGGCCTTCGACTGCATGGCGCGCATGCCCTTCACCTTCACCTTGGCATCCACGCCCCGGATGGTGCTCTTCACCATCGACCCGCCCGTGTTTGTCTCGGCGAACACGAACGTCTTCTTCGGCGGCGCCAGGTGCTTCCAACGGTGGACGGCGTCCACGGCGACTTTCGCCCAGGCCGTGGGCTCAGGCTCCTGAAGCGACAGGTCCTGCAGTACGTACGTGTGCAGCAGGCCGTCGTCCTCCTCGCGAATCCCCACCACGACGATGCCGTGCAGGTCCGCGCCCTTCTTCTCGCCGGTGGCCGGGTCCACACTGACCACGACCTTGTCGAAGAGCGGCTTACCCTGGCGCGCTGGGATGGTCTCAATGCTCTCCACGCGGGCGGCGTCCCAGTTGACGCGTTTGTAGAGCGTCGCGTCCATGGGGAAGAAGAGCTCGCCGCCGTACTCCCGCCGGCCATCCGTGGAGTTGGCGAGCGCCAGTGCCTGGCGGATGAAGGACGGATCGAGGTTCGCCGCGTTGTCGAAGGTGGTGGACTGCGCGAGGAAGAGCCTATCCTTGTCCTTGAGTATCTGTCGAAAGAGCGGGGTGGGCGCCGGCGTGGTGGTGATGACAACGCGTGCTGGCATGCCGAGTCTCTCCATTCGTGGGGTGATGATGCGAGCGCACTTCGTACGGCACTGGTCGTAAACGTCCTCGGGGTGCTTCTTCCAAGCTACGATCTCGTCCGCCCAGACGAAGGACACGTTGTAGCCGCGGAACTTGTCGGGCCCGGCCTGCGCCGGCACGTAGTGCGCGACTGCTCCGTTGGGCCATACCAGCATGCGCTTGCTGCGCTTGTGGGCCGGACGGAACCAGGGGGGCGAGAGGGTGAGGATTCCGGACGAGCCCTCGAGCTGGTTCTTCCGAATCTCCGAGTCGGTAGGCCCGACGATGAGCATCACCGCGTTCGGGTCAGCGCGGGCCTCCTCGATGACGGCCGAGGCGCCGGCATGCGTCTTCCCAGTGCCGCGGCCGCCCAGGAAGAACCACGTACGCCACACCTCCGAGGGCGTCTTCTGGACCGGCCGCAGCGAGTAGCGCGGCTCGTAGTACAGGGCGAGCACCTCGGCGGGCGTGAGGCCGAGCGCGTGGGTGAGGGACTCCTTGATGCGCGCGGCCCGGTGCTTCAGGACGAGCTGGTCGAAGAGCGAGAAGCGTCCCTGCGTAGCCGAGGACAGCAGGGTGACGCCCTTGTAGAGGTCCTCACCGGACTGCTGTATCGCCGCGCTCGCCACCATCACGCACCCTCGGGGGTCGCGTGCTCGGGCTCAGCAGCCGCAGTTGCCTCGGCGATCATCGCGGCGCGCTTGTCCTCCAGCTCGAGGAACTTCCGGGCCTTCTCCTCCAGGGCCTGCATGGCCTGCTCGGGAGTGACCATCTCGAAGGCTGGGCCGAGCGCATTCCCCTGCTGCGCTGCATTCGCCTCTCGCGGAACGGTGAAGACCTTCGGCTCCGTGACGGCCAGCAGCCACGTGGCGAAGCGCGGGTTCATATGCCGGTCCGTGATGGACCGCTCGCCGAGGTTGATGAGGTATGCCCGCCGGTGAGCGCGGGCGTACTCGCACTCCATGTAGAGCTGGGTGTAGAGGCTGCGCTTCTTCCGCGCGGCCGCGTCCTTTCCCCTCCGCAGCCATTTATCGAGGCAGTCCTCGGTGGTGCCCGCCATCGCAGCAGCGGAGCGGAGGAGCCCCGTGCGGGCGATCTCTCGCGCGATGACGAGCACCATCTCTGGTGTGAGGGACGTCCGAGGCCCGCGCAGGCCTGTGGGCTCGTACCCGTCCAGAGGGTCCGGGGCGATGGACGCATCTCCGCCGTCGCCCTCCACCGGGCCATCGAGCAGCTCCGGCGGCATTCCCCTCGGACGAGCCATGTCCCGGAGAAGGGGCGGACCTACACCGCCCCTCCCAGGCGGCTCGTCAGGCGTCGGACGGCAACTGGGCGAGGGCCTTCACCCGGGTGTGCAGCGCCTCCGTCACGTCGTCGATAAGCTCGGCGACGGGGCCGTCGCTGTCATCGCAGGCAGCTATCGCCCGCTGGGCCTCGGCCAGGTCGCGCGTGGCGGCGGCGATCTCCGAAAGCCCCATGAGGAACGGGTCGATGCGGCCCTCGTCCTCGACCACACCGGCGGGCACGCTGCCCTGAGCGAGGCTGACCACCGCCGCTCCGGCCTCGGGCGTCCAGGCCGTCAACGTCATCGAGGCGACGGGGCCAGACTCCGGCGTCTCCTGCGTCGCCGTGGCTGCGGTGCTGGCCTCGGACGAGCCGAGCTTCTCCGATAGCGAGTTCGCCTTCTCCAGGGTGGCGCACACGGACGTGGCCCGGGACTCCAGCTCCGCCAGCGTCTCCATGGCCTGGGACGCATCGACGTTGATGGTGCCGACGTAGACGGGGCTCTTCGGCCTGGCAGCGGCCTTGCGGCGCTCGTACTCGGAGATGATCGTCTGCGCCGCCACCTCCCAGCGCTCCTGGGTCAGGGCACCGCTGCCCGCGGGGATGTTCTGACCCAAGTCGTTCCAGCTCGGCATGGGCCGACCGTCGAAGGTGGCCCACTTGCCGAAGGGGCCCGGGTGGTTGCCGTAGGCGTCGAAGCCGATCTGCCCGAAGCTCACGGGCTCGGTGCTGTGGGTGGGGCTGTTGCTGGTCGGGGTCGTCATGGGTGCCCTCCATGGGCTGACTGCGAGGTGACACCCACCAGAAGGGGCGTAGTTCGCTCCAGTTTTGCGCCGATCAACGCCCCCTCCGGCCGGGACCCGCCACGTGATTCCGGGCGTTTACGGCCGGGGTAGGGGCCCAGAACCCAAAAAATCGGGGGGTCGTCCGACAGTTTCGGCCGAGTGGATCAGAGGGGTACCGTGGGGTAACCGCGAGCGCAGGATCGCTGAGCGCCGAGCAATCCGGCGTTGGGCCCAGGGTCCGGTTTTTGAGGGTGGGGGGTGATGATTTCTGGCGCACACTGGCGCCGAATGGCACACATGCAGCCCTCCGCCGAGGCCTCATGGGTTGTTTCGTGTGGGATGATGTGCGGGAATATTTTTGCGAATATCCTGGTTGACGGTGCGCCGGAACGAGGCGTAAGTATGCGCTTGTCCTCACGTTTCGTCCGGAGGTGGGCGTGGGAATAATCTCGAAGGAAGCCGTCCAGGAGCTGTTGGCGCCGCACCACAACGAGGTGCTCGCCTGTGTGGAAGAGGCGTGGAAGCGCTGTCGGGACAACGTCTTGCCGCTCATGCCTCGTGCCAAACGGCGATACCGAGCCAATGCGATGGCCGGCCTCATCGAGAGTCAAGCACGTGAGCGGCTCGGTTCGGCTCCTGATATCCACATCGTGGATGAGGGACAGCGCTTCCTGCTCGGCGTGAAGGGGCGCTTCTTCCTTCTCTTCAAGCAGATGGACTCCGAACGACGCACGCGGAACCTCTTGACAGACACCGCGATCAAGTTCCGCGCGCAGTTGCCGCTCGCTGAATTCGGAAACGTTCCGCGCGTCACCGTTGGCTACCGGCTCAGCGAGTTGGCCGACAGGCTTATCGAGGTCGTGGTCTTCTTCTCGATCGACGACAAAGTGCAGTGGGAGTATCCGCTTGCTGGTGACGCGCGTGTACATCAGCTCGAACTCGGCAAGGCGTTCAACCACGTGCGCCGCGTGGCACCGGACGCACCGACGCAACCCGCGGCTCCGGCTGCCTCCGGCGAGAGCCCGCCCAGGGGTCGGCGGGTGCGCATCAAGAGCGAACTGAAGCCCGAGACAAAGAAGTCAGGAACGGAGGAAGGGGAGGGCGGCGCGTAGCTAGCGTCACCGCTTCCCATGCGAGATATGTCAGAGCCCAAGTTCAACCCTGAGATGCTGACGCTGGCTCGTGCCGGTGCGGGGCTGACGCAGGCTGATCTCGCCAAGGCGCTCGGCGTCTCTCAGGGCATGGTGTCCAAGTACGAGAGCGGGCAGGTACAACCTCCACCTGGGCAGCTTGAGCGGGCCGGAGAGGTTTTGGGTTGCCGTGCCTCGTTTTTTACGAGGTGGCCAAAGCACTTCCACTTGCCCATCACCTTCCATCGCAAGAAGGTGCGATTGGGCGCGGGCGCGCTTGCTCGTATCCACGCGAACGTCGTTCTCAAACGTATCCAGATGGAGGTTCTACTTCGCTCGGCTGATGCTCCTGAAAACCGCATTCCAGCTGTCAACTTGAGGGAGCAAGGCACAACTCCTGAGAGGGTAGCGCGCGATCTGCGTGTTCGTTGGCAGATGCCGCGGGGTCCGGTGGAGAACCTCACCGAGTTGCTTGAAGGAATGGGGGTCATCATCATCCCCACTGATTTCGGCACAGACCTTATCTCCGGGTTGAGCGCGTACGAGCCCAGTGATGGACTGCCGCCGCTCATCTTCATCGGCACGAACTGCCCTGGCGATAGGATGCGGTTTACGCTCGCGCACGAACTCGCGCACATCGTCCTTCATCACCACCTGGATTTGCCCTCCACCGACTGTGAGAGCGAGGCGGATAGGTTCGCGGCAGAG contains:
- a CDS encoding phage portal protein, which gives rise to MPAPSLRYRFRAALSALLLGPGTGQPVIHAIPITTFHPRRDSRAVLDAYAEDAWFQAVVDTVADPLAATRFRVFKPNPLRYQPGSFRAKAAQASVRAMAPELRAKYLADASASGEWVELEDHELLRILYAPHPDYPGQSCLKLLAVYRMLPGEAFMWLRRSATGAVVGYEPIPPHCVTMTPTPQDPYYFVSHNLFAGRVPASDIVWLKGLDPRNPAGRGLGRGTALADELDTSAAIQAARKATFKRGGLPAAVVGVDEGTAGDDRAEELQTDYEERFTKPESAGRVWFVSGKVTLSQIQQDFRALQMDEAAAGLEHLARKVFNIPPGMMGDSAAGTRASAEEEKYTLADRAIAPWLDKLVAELNHGLVPRVDPDAVLIADDPRPESWERTFKVVTSAPNEGVTWNEVRALGGLPPDPELEGKRPRPLPGAQPVLDTPATPSNPPPPRSDAERR
- a CDS encoding phage major capsid protein, whose product is MVKTVEAAMASRAAAAPAAPTPVVTGVRDLQMDPPEGRLWQARAGVAIKIIYLDRAKALGVAKGEHFQRLEQYVTRCKAVGAFASIFGQGGERLPVVESAEIIEFLKGPSLLVSRPGLRKASGYGGKFVVGRQNERAVVYWAAEGEPVEKTEIKHGLMELGAHKAVGRVGLSNDLMRRGDSSASADVGAELQQEMALLFDKAGLFGKGNKQPLGILEEVEKEMISEATGALSDTDATKKLADLDSLPAALEKKKHKLDDSAFYFMPSDTFWHLRGLRDASGWVFEGLRDLKNPTINGFPVERNPELLFGWEHIGFGLASQLYFGSAAEMEMTIGENASDFVNDMQTLRVVGYADWKLRHTTAFAFKKKVKY
- a CDS encoding HK97 family phage prohead protease, yielding MLDPPGVDDAHGDTMDAGALRLPEGVNEVPLYWVHSYHVGIVPDASPEQRLPVGSATVWEEEGQWYFVPCFNLLTDLSQKVKGAVDAGDIAACSIGYRTVRATPNGKGPDGKGEDVHEARLLEVSLVDVGAKAGAVRIKMADEPKKPEEKKPEPPAVDMADLYTMVKAIHAKMFPPESEAKPPESEGKATEPPATKDDKPQTDVPQDESASENEAPPSTEDEDPVTKWLRSLAA
- a CDS encoding terminase large subunit domain-containing protein, encoding MVASAAIQQSGEDLYKGVTLLSSATQGRFSLFDQLVLKHRAARIKESLTHALGLTPAEVLALYYEPRYSLRPVQKTPSEVWRTWFFLGGRGTGKTHAGASAVIEEARADPNAVMLIVGPTDSEIRKNQLEGSSGILTLSPPWFRPAHKRSKRMLVWPNGAVAHYVPAQAGPDKFRGYNVSFVWADEIVAWKKHPEDVYDQCRTKCARIITPRMERLGMPARVVITTTPAPTPLFRQILKDKDRLFLAQSTTFDNAANLDPSFIRQALALANSTDGRREYGGELFFPMDATLYKRVNWDAARVESIETIPARQGKPLFDKVVVSVDPATGEKKGADLHGIVVVGIREEDDGLLHTYVLQDLSLQEPEPTAWAKVAVDAVHRWKHLAPPKKTFVFAETNTGGSMVKSTIRGVDAKVKVKGMRAMQSKAERAAPVTAQCEAGLVHMVGKHHKLEKQLSEFTGQEGGHGRDDRADAFAWPIYLYVCPKRQNAGAAGRGAQQAQAGTEDEDDE
- a CDS encoding XRE family transcriptional regulator, with amino-acid sequence MSEPKFNPEMLTLARAGAGLTQADLAKALGVSQGMVSKYESGQVQPPPGQLERAGEVLGCRASFFTRWPKHFHLPITFHRKKVRLGAGALARIHANVVLKRIQMEVLLRSADAPENRIPAVNLREQGTTPERVARDLRVRWQMPRGPVENLTELLEGMGVIIIPTDFGTDLISGLSAYEPSDGLPPLIFIGTNCPGDRMRFTLAHELAHIVLHHHLDLPSTDCESEADRFAAEFLMPAADIRGFLTRLDLEGAAALKRTWKVSMSSLIKRAGDLELISPSRSRSLFIEMGRRGWRTHEPVEIPPEKQTLHWELATAHLDELGYSDEELSKALDTTVERLRSDYGLKTMTPSHPTLRLLKSSPS
- a CDS encoding N-acetylmuramoyl-L-alanine amidase; this encodes MDTPSPTIPLVIDFPSPNRSAREENVRVDTVLIHHTGNVNGRWSNQSALTWLCTKGSMVSAHYLITTGGIVYRLVPEDLKAWHAGESHMPWEEPKKGESVNDRSIGIEIVNPGDGVTPFTEAQYKALAWLVSDIVRRLEWDCATFMYGVTVDLIPTARGHRGYVLGHRDVAPGRKTDPADNFEWARVRKALAAQFPGAV